GTTTGAATCTTTTTTAGATTCCAAAcgacaataaataataaacagccGGGGGTTTAAAAACGAGTTGACCAGTGTAAGTACCTTTTGATTCTCGTAGCGCTGCTGTTGTCCTGATGAATTTTCCTTCACATATTTCCTTCAACCAATGACGTTTTCCATTTAGGAGAAAACAAGTGGTTAGGAAAACAGATATGACCTTATACTAGCCTGTGTCTAACCAGAGACGGGTCTAGGAAACTTTTATCCTAATTTAGCTACACTTGGCTCAGGTTGTGCTGTGGCAATAAACCTTAGCAACATAATCAAAACCATGCAATGGTAATTACAAGTATGCTGACAAACCTGGATTCATAGAGCATTGATATAAAAAGTATCTGTTTTATGATGGAAGATTCAAAGAAGAAACTCCACCACCCCATAGCTCTGACTCAGTTGTAGTTTAAAGATCAGCCCCACACCGTACAACTCATCTTTCAATCCAACCCTAAACACAGTGTTTGCTTGCTCGTGCATTTTCCCTCTCAGCTATGTCTCATGACATGCTCCCAGGACTAGGTCGCTGCGTCGGTATTGTCTTTAAAAAGTTCTGCTGGTGACTTTGGGCTCCTCATCACAGAGGTCACTGAAGTGATTAGCGGTCAAGTCACTTGAATAAACAAGCAGTGCCATAAAAGAGTAGAATATATTAAACAGTGGCTTATATAAATCTAGCTCCGACGTCATTAAGTACAAAGGTCTTGTTATTTAATCACTGCTTATCATTATCTCTCCTTCATAAAGTCCCCACTGTGTGTGCCGTTACCAGGAAGCTAAAGATATTGGTATCAAAGTTTATATAGATATAACAGACAGGTACGGTTTTATTTCATGATCAAACAGTGACACCTCAGATGAGGTAAATCAAATGATCAGAATGGTCTCGGACTTCTGATACTTCGACTCATACTGTTTTAGAATGAAAAGTGTGTTAGCTAAAACCAATGCAGTCTCATACAACAGTCCTGCAGTAAAGGCTATCTTTGAGGCTAGGATTTCTGCAGCAACAGTTTGAGATATGTGTCTTAGAGTCTGCATGGGGTTTGTGGTGTTCACTACATGGAAGACGATTGTTAATATTTTGTCCACCCTGTCTCTCCTTCCAGGAATGTGGCAGGACTGATTGAGGTAGTGACCAGCAGGTTCTCCACCCAGTTCGAACTTGGAGAGGTAACTTAGGGATTCTTAAATTGATAATACTGTCATCTAGTGGGAACTCCTCTTTCTAGTCACGCACCGCTAACTGATTCATATCCAATAAATAAGTGGATACACCCTAAAACTTATCAGATGTATCTTTGTCATCTTGAGTTAATGGATGACGGTAAATTCATTGTATCTGTCAGCCAAAACCTCAAACCTCttacaatgtcattttttaaagtttgatttgagttgattttgatttatttttcatttggggTCAAGGCTggatattttctatatttttccaACTACCAACACATGAATGAAAAGTTGACAACACTGATAAGCATTAATACAGTCTAATAGATCTTCTTCCTCCATTGTTGTTAGAAACATCAGTGCACCACACTGTTGCGCTGCTTGTCATGTTCCTTCATTACCAGACAAACTATTCTTAGTTTTTACTCAttccccattttttttttttttttaacaaactataTTCAAAATAGggttataatgtatttttggacAACAGTATAACGCTTTGAATTAGGTCCAGTGTGAAGGACGTAGTGACATCATGTTTCAGAATGCAACCAACTGAATACCCCTCCTTTGCTAACAGCTCCCTTTCCAAGTGTGTAGAGAATCTAGAGCAGCCAAAggtaatgtaaaacaaaaaaaataagctCTAGAGCCAGATGTAAGCTATTGTAGGAGCATTGCCATGCAACAAGATGAACAAAACGGACTCGAGTCgtattttgataataaaatatcaCGGATCAATTATGTGTTCATgacaataaagtataaaataatgCCAAGCCTTTTACTCTACTAtctgctactactgctaattGTAGACTGTATCTCGTATGTGGCTTAGCTTCTATTTTGTTTAAATCTGGGTCTCATACCTACAACAAAAAGTTATTAAGTTAAGTGTCgtttttttgtgaatgaaatgtgtttcttttaccTAACATTACTgtatcatctgtgtgtgtgtgtgtgtgtgtgtgtgtgtgtgtgtgtgtgtgtgtgtgtgtgtgtgtgtgtgtgtgtgtgtgtgtgtgtgtgtgtgtgtgtgtgtgtgtgtgtgcgtgcgcgtgtgtgaaCAGCTCGAGCGTTTTGAGATGGATTATGATCTGGGTCCAGCTTTCAGGACAGTGTACCAGGCCATTGAGCAAACCAGAGTGAACATCCAGTGGATCAGCGAGAACAAAGATGTTGTACTTCATTGGTTTGAAGCAGAAACAGCTTAGttaatgttaaaacaacaacacttaacTTTGAGGGTTTTAGCTCCTAACAGACCACTGGTGCATTTCAGAAACAAGAACAGATCAAGACTTAATCAGGAAAATAATCAGCATACAATTCCCCAGACTGTACAGTGACATCATAAGACTGACACATAGCATAGAACCGACTCTCGTGGAACAAATGTGACACCTAAGTGAAGACACAGcagtgtttacagtatgtatatacGTTATTTATATAGTATATTCAATGCTCACAGTCAAAGTAAGAAGATAATTACTCTactgtttgtcatttttgcaCATGATACTAAAGATGCTTTATTAAAGTTTGTTGTATATCTGAAAGGTTTAAtgttagattaaaaaaaagataacatttagattcagactgttttacagtctttgtttaattttgttAAATTGGGAACTGGATTGAAACATCCAATAGGTATGTTATTCTCCAAAAAACCATGTATTTTGAAGACAAACCGTAGCAGTTAAATTTCCTCTATTTGTTTACAGGATGCATGTGCATTATGTTGTAATCAAAAAACAGCATTATTCCTGTATGATCCTGAAATTGTGTTGTTCAAtaaattacttaaaataaacattgtttaattTTAAGTAATTTAATACTgtagatgtattttttataatagaTATATTGACTCACTTTATTATCTAATGGATGAAAATGACCATTATAATAATAGGCAATAAAATATTGTTGCAATAACTTGAGGTGTGAATAGCTTTTTTAGCCTGTTTATTAAATGTCTCTCCAGTGAAAACATTTAGAGTATATGTGCATGAAATCATACATGTTTGGCGGTTTATCAGTTAATATAGCGAGCAACAAAGAGAGAGCTTTACCCAGAATGCCATTACACAGTAAGTGAAAGTGGAACACTATCAAGAAAAACATATACAGAGAAACAGATGGACAGAATGACCGAGTCGCTGAAGATAGAActacaaatattttactttagaGATACAccttaaagtaaaatgtcccaATCCGTAGACAAGACTTAAAATGACAGTACTGAGGTACCAACACAGTGATTAAGTAAAGCAAATATATTGGACTGTCAAGAGTGCTGCAGGGctgacgtatttttgtaggcaattgaaaatacattttggggCAAACACACGTAAGTGTTACTtatcatgttttgttcagcaggattgTTTCCACACATTAAGACACTGTCATTTCTTAAGCGTAAATGCAGTCGGCAGTACAAAGTTAACGAaatgctataaaggaacttcttcacggtcacatggctgcaCATCGCTACCACCAAGCTAAAGTCGGACTTGGAATCATGAAGTTTAGTattctcatttagccacttgttagcaaccaccgTTTTAATGACAAATGGAAGTTTCAGACTTTCACCAGTGGAGTGAAAGTCATGCACTCTGGATTAAACTTGGACCAAAAAAGGATACAATAGAAGAATTAGCCAACAAAGATTTAAAAGTTCCAGTTCATAAACATGGAGATCTACTTCCAAAGTACCTAGTGAGATGTGTAATCACAGGGTGCATGACAGCTAACAGTGCAGCTGAAAAAGCACCAGTGACACGAGGCTTCCAGCCCCAAGGCcaaatgtgtgtgatgttaaGTGAAAAGTCATCCACTCTGCAGACAGAGGGATGGGAATGGGTCCAAGATGAAGCAGTTTGACCGGCAGCCTGCAGCAGGGCCAAGAGATCCGGCTCTCCTCAGTCAtcctgagagagaaacacagtgtCGGTCAGATACCTGCCACAGTGGAGTTCTGCTGCCTCTTCCTGTCTCAATGTAAACATGAGGTTCACACTTCAGAAAAGTCTTCCTGCCTTTTGGTACAAAGTGATTCAGTTACCATACTGTCTTACAGGATCAAACAGCTTGTGCTGTTTGTTCTCACTTTGAGTGTTTTGTCAAATGTAACACAGACTTCCTGTCCTGTAAATTATTCAAGGAAGAGAACCCAGGCTACGTTAGGGGTACGAGGTGATACAGAGTGGTACAATCATaacgtatttttgtaaaataatctgGAAATTAGCATTGCCAGGGCTCCCTCCACAAAAGCAAAAGGGATTTTTCCAATTAATGAATATTGCAGGAGATAATCTCAGTGGCAAACAAACCTTTATGATTCTTTCACATGTTGTTCAGTAGGATAGTCTCCACCTTTCaacaccactttgtgattttgaAGCACAAAGTGCGAAGCAAAATGCAAACGGTAAAAGTGAAAAGCTACACATCACTACTGCTAAGCTAAAGTCTAATGTTCTGCCACTTGCTGTTTTTTTGACACTCTTCCCACATACTAGTGGGGTAGTTACATAATTATGATGTATGTTGTACaaaatgttgtgttgacatcaATTATTTGAGTTATCTAACCAAACCCGCCTTCAAAAAGCTGTTGACCTTGACATAGAGTAGAAAaagtgctaaatgctaacttatTTCCATGTTGCAGGTCTCATTCCTGCCCCACTATTACTGTAAATAAGGTAGGTTATATTCGCCCCTGTATATAATCTTGGGTGAGATTTGGAAGGAGCCCTCACCCACTCATCCTCCTCcgctccctctccttctcctccggGCTTCTGGGAGCTGGCTGCGTCCATTTTGTTGGACATGATCTTGTCCGTCCACGATGCTCCTGCCTTCTCATCTCCAGCGAAGTTACACTTGGTCACTGTGCCACCGTCCACTTCGGCTAAGGAGACTGGAAGACAAAAGTAACGTGGAAAATTCATCTATTGAAATGATTGagcaaaaaatgaaaagacatacaacaacacaaaaaagaaaaatatctaaaaaaaaagataattaaactaaacaaatgtatatttacgGTTTGATTCCGCAGTATAAAAAACTGCATAGTATAGACTCACATATGAAAGGACTGTTTCCTCTGGTCTTCAGCCGTACTTCCTGTCCTGTCTCCAGCTCCGTTTGCTCCATCTCTGACTCCGGGTACCAGAAGGCCAAGGTCCCGTTGGGTCGGTGTTTGTCCGTTATCTTCAGCAGCTCAGACTTGTTCACCATCGCTGACAGCTGCACCTCAGAGAGCCGGTCCGTCTCCCCTTTAGCTTCCACTTCTTAGGACACAAAAGGTTTTTTAAAGCTGATGAAGTTACAAGACTCTCAGAGATATACTGGCTCTGAAAGCTCAGCGCACTGCAACTTCAGGATAGCGAACAGCCAGATGGAACACAAGCCAATAATAAAAGCATCTCCACCAATTTGGTAGTGCTCTGTGGTTCCTATTTCCTGCTTTACTCACATAGGTTCGCAcggcaaaaaaaataaatacaaagcgATTCATACGGATGCTTTTCCTGGTGGCCTGGATGTAACGTTATAACTGATATACATGTATTGCTCAACACATTGGCATTACGTATTCCCTTAGCTTTGAATCTGTACTGCTCATTGATTGGCTATTACCTATAAAGTGATGCTATTTTTAAAGGAACTAGTAAGTGAATGGCATTTTTTTGCCAATATTATCAAAAAATCTGATCATAACCTGCTCTGGACAATGTTagcagaggtggagaagtattcagattttgtacttgagtaaagtagaagtactcagatcttgtacttgagtaaagtagaagtaccagagtgtaggaatactctgtcacagtaaaagtcctgcattctaaatgttcctccagtgaaagtagaacgtactctcatctaaatgtacttaaagtagcgacagtaaaagtagtcattgtttgattggtccatttcagaataatatctctgatatgttttataatgattgatcattaaagtgttctcagagctggtaaaggtgcagctagtttgaatggctttgtatactgcaaggtagctgctgagtttactccaggtgaactaaagtctgatttaagggctgattatatttaccatcattaatccacatctgtaactaaaggtgttcaataaatgtagtggagtaaaagtacaaagtagcataaaatggaaatgctcaagtaaagtacaagtatctcaaaattgtacttaagtacagtacttgagatacttgtacttagttacttaacaCCACTGAGCATAAGTTGCCATGGCAATCCACCTAGGTAAAACAGACAATTCCGGTTTCAGGCTCAACATAGCTTGCTAACTGACTAATCCAGCTGTGCTTCGTTTTCCAACCCTCTGAACCTCAGCCTTCTGAACGCCCACATCCTTACATAGAATAGTTGGCAGACAGACAGTATCTTAAACTACACGTGCATGCAAGAGAAAACACTTTAACCAGAGTGAAGTTTGAGAGAATGGGAATAAGCATCATAAAGTCCAATGCCTGTGGAGATCTACTCACTGTAGGAGGACATGAGGAAGCCAGTGTTGACCTTCTTGCTGTCACTGAAGTTGGGCTCCACCTCCTTCCCGCTGGCATCAAACTTCCTCTGGTGGATGCGGCTGGGTTTGATGTACAGCACATAGAACCGGGCCTGCCAGGAACAGAAAGTGTTGATCAAGTTTCATCCGTTTGCCATGGTTTTGTGGTAACGCTGACAAGGATTTGGGTCATTTCTAAGGTCtttctcaaataaaacaagGTAGTTTAAACATTTAGTACCTTTTGATTGTTGCAATCCCTGATCGCATGTCTGGAAACATCCAGCAGCTTTCCTTCTAGAAGAACCCCCTGGCCactaaaaataaagttatattgACAGACATATCAATTACATTTCATATAAATGTCTCTTTCAGTCATGTACAAACACATTCCTTTATAATATATGTCAATTGATAAATAAGTGCAGACTGcaaaaccaaattaaaacaataaaacttaGGTCAAACATATTTCACGTAAACATCAAATATCAGCCATGTACATATCATTTGATAAATATGTGTAAACTGTAAGGGCATATTGAAACAATAAACGTTTTAAAGAACATTACAGATGAAATCGACAGAATTTAAAGGTACAGATAAAAGGCTTTCATCATGTgcatttcattgtgtgtttattgtaCATGAGGTAAAACGgataaaacagataaaaaagtagctgttcattgtgtttattttaggaGAATTATGTGCAACACCTTTAAAAGAAAGAActcccttaaaaaaaaccctgtgtagtgttgtttgaaaaaaaaaacctaatatGTTAAATTAAACCACACCAATTCCAATTCTTTATTTGGACAGGTCTtacattttccacttttaaGCTATAAAGTGGTTGTTAAACTAGTCTAAACTTCTGAGGCGTAAATTGTATAGAGTGGTGTAGCGGCAAAAAATCATATGCTTTGCTCAAGGgtcctctccaagtagcagtccactttccatatttcaagtctgttcggggacttgaacctaccgaccctacgattcccagtccaagcccctactgactgagccactgctggacttacTAAGTAAAGTAAGACGGCCGCTGAGGCACCTGTTAGCAAATTTTACGCAGAGGAAGGATGCAAGTCCAGACAATAATCTtcattttgtccatttattttcattatcaatgaACACACTTTCCTGTTGATTCCCTTTCTCCTTTCTTGCCGAATaaccctggtaaaaaaaaaaacatgtgcctACTGGTGCCCTATTCCCTCCatcacctgtctccaatatgcaattacaccaggtgccctaatcacccagtgcccaaacttgccttcaaaataaaagcctggaaactacaaaaaataaatgtttgactatattatgatttataagtggtgtaaagtaactaagtacatttactcaagtactgtactgaattgcaattttgagagacttgaaCTTTACTTGAGAATTAAAAGTTTTTAGCAAATGTTATGCTacttggattaatgatggtaaatataatcagcccttaaatcagactttagttcacctggagtaaactcagcagctaccctgcagtatacaaagccattcaaactagctgcacctttaccagctctgagaacactttaatgatcaataattataaaacatatcagagatattattctgaaatggaccaatcaaacaatgactactaGTACTTTTGTTACttaacaagatctgagtatttgtGAGTACAAACTCTGACTGttaaacacatgcacagaagGCGTTAGCTATCAGGAACtaaacaccatttattttttattgtgatttgCATGGCGCACTGGAGATTCATTTTAATACCGAACATGCAAACACTTACATAATTATGTGTGAGAGGTGTGTTGTATAGATGGGAGCTAATCTCAGGGAAAGCAGGGGAAATTCTCATGTTTCTCAGTGGAGTTTGGTTTGGTCTCTACACTGAGGCACTGCCACTGCTCAGCCCTACCTGTCATAGGAGGACGGAGCCCACACGCGCTCAAAGGTCTCATTGTGCACGGGTTTGTTCTGTAACGAAGTGTTTTGATAAATCCGGCTCATCTTTTACAAAATGTTCTGTAACTTTTCCCGTAAATCCTGTCAGATTTGTCCTGTTTCCTCATTTCCTGTTCCTGCATGTATCCGCGTGAGAGAGGTGCGCTTGGTTTTCGTCCTAGCATGTGCCGCAGCCCTGAAGGGAAGGTATGTTGAATGCAGCGAGAGACAAGGTCCAAAACATTGATAAAGATAATCATAAAAATATTGAGGTTCATTTCGtacaaaagtagaagtaccagagtgtaggaatactctgttacagttaaagtcctgcattcaaaatgttcctcaagtatAAGTAGAAAAGTTTTAGCACCCAAATTTACTTAAAATACTACAAGTATAAgaagtcattgtgcagatttcAGAAGAATATCTCTGATATaagttttataattattgatcattaaagtgttctcagagctggtaaaggtgcagctagtttgaatggctttgtatactgcagggtagctgctgagtttactccaggtga
Above is a genomic segment from Eleginops maclovinus isolate JMC-PN-2008 ecotype Puerto Natales chromosome 2, JC_Emac_rtc_rv5, whole genome shotgun sequence containing:
- the arpin gene encoding arpin, with product MSRIYQNTSLQNKPVHNETFERVWAPSSYDSGQGVLLEGKLLDVSRHAIRDCNNQKARFYVLYIKPSRIHQRKFDASGKEVEPNFSDSKKVNTGFLMSSYKVEAKGETDRLSEVQLSAMVNKSELLKITDKHRPNGTLAFWYPESEMEQTELETGQEVRLKTRGNSPFIFSLAEVDGGTVTKCNFAGDEKAGASWTDKIMSNKMDAASSQKPGGEGEGAEEDEWDD